The window GGTTACATTTGACATTTTAGCCTCGTCTTTACATTCTTAAACTTATGGTTGCTAAAGAAGCATGTTTTCTGGTTCAAGTTTCATTTATCCTATATGATCTGGATGACTGGATCAAGTAGCTAATTCTAGTTTGAACTTTCAATTTTTCCTTATTGACGGCATCATGGAAGAAACTATATTCTGACAACTGCCTTGTTCAATCCCATGTTTGACAGCATAAGGGGTGACCAGCAGCACTTTGTGCGTAGAGATGAGCTGAAAGTAAGTGTATTCATACCTAATCCATATAAATCAACCTAGAATCTCAATGTTTTGTATCAAAAATGTAGGTGGCATGGGAGATATTTACTCCTCTTCTGCACAGTATCGATGACGGAGAACTGAAGCCTATTCCATATAAGCCAGGCAGCCGTGGACCAGAAGAAGCCGATGAATTACTTGCAAAAGCAGGATATGTGCAAACACACGGCTACGTATGGATTCCACCCACCCTCACATAGATTATCTCAACGCCAGTATGCATCGGATAGCAATGCATTCCTTTATATGAGCTTACTGTGTATCTGCATTAGATGGTATGAATCTATGGTGTCTAGAGGGCATCTCATGTTTATGTCCTTAGCTTCTACTCCGCTAtgagcatgttttcaaataaatGGAGTTTGTGCTTCTGCTTTGTTTCTATTTTGTCTCCTAATTGTTGTAGTCTTTGTATCTTAATATCGCAATGTTTTGGAGAATAGTTAAACCGactcatttttctttccctttcaaTCTACATAGATTTCACTAAAAGAATATGGATAAAGTGATTTAATGACATGACACCAGTTGAACGCCTAGCTCATGTTCGAGACAAGTGACACTATCGTTACCCACATTAGTGCTACCAGTGAAGTGAATCCATATTTGCAATGCAGCTAGGTATTCTCAAAATTCTACTCGGATGGGACGACATTTGAGACaccaaataatttaattttacgtAAGCATAGTCAAAATCTGCGTGCATGAGCCTTTATTAGGGAATAAGGCAAGAATAGCATGTTGTTACTTGGAAATGAATGAAGGGGCAAACTCAATATTCACCAGAAGCAGACTCACTAGTTGCATCACAGTCTGGGTACCCggttacaatatatatatatcacagaTTAAAAACAAACGAAATTCTTTGAATGGTGAGAATTTACAGCTAGTCTACTTGATGAATAATATAAGTGATAACATAAGGGTGGGAGAAATGAATACACAATTTCCTCCAATTCAtccattaaagaaaattaaacCTCAACGGAAGGAACTTGATTTCAGTACATTACTAAATATCATATTTGAAACAAATTAAATGGACGTCAAGAATAGTATGCAGCATTTCCTATCAAAAGGAAAATAAATCCGAAATGCAATGTCTCAAGTACATATGGGTTGCTGAAACCCCACAGATTCAGTTGGCAAATAACCCAAGTGTTCCTAAAGTTGATATTTCCAGATTAACTGATTTGCAATAGGAAATTTACTGGAACATAGTCAACCTTATTAATGCACGTATATATATGTACCTCATGGACTGGGTGAAAAGTTTGAATTTTAGTAACCTAAATCCATTGATCCACCTTGGTAATGCTTTTGACATATCTGGACCAACCTTTACTTGCTATCTGTGAAGTCGACATCGATCACATCATCATTATCAGCTCCCTTGGAAGATGTTCCTGCAGAATCAGCATCAGCTCCAGGAGCTGGACCAGCACCAGCCGCACCTGGTTGGTTGTATAGTGACTGACCAAGCTGCATCACCTCCTGGTTCAGAGCAGCCATAGCATCCTTCATACCCTGTGTTGATTCATTTGCAACAGCATCTTTGAGATCCTTGAGCTTTGCTTCAACCTTCTCCTTGACCGCAGCAGGCACCTTATCTCTGAGCTCATTGAATTGTTTCTCTGTCTGGTAAATCGCAGACTCAGACTGGTTCTTTGTGTCAATGGCATCCCTCTTCTCCTTGTCCACTTTGGCAAATTTCTCAGCTTCATTAACCATTCTTTCCACCTGTATACATTCACATAGTTGCAATTGAAGAATTAAGTTCGAGAATCAAGTCAACTGGAAATGCACACTAGAAAATAAGAATGGAAACATATTTAGATCATTCCTCTTGATCAAAAAAGAATCTCCATAATATACGAAGCATGATAAGAAAAGGTTAAAATGTAAGAGCAAATCTAATCCCACCTCGTCACTAGGTAAAGTACTAGCCCCAGTAATGGTGATATCTTGTTTCTTTCCAGTGCCCTTGTCCACAGCAGTGACAGACAGGATTCCATTGGCATCgatgtcaaacttgacttcaaTCTGTGGAACCCCTCGAGGTGCTGGAGGGATCCCATCCAGACGGAAACTGCCGAGCGATTTGTTGTCTCGCACAAACTCTCTTTCTCCCTGAAGAACATTTATCTCAACGCTTGACTGACCATCTGCTGCTGTAGAGAAGACTTCTGATTTGGATGTTGGTAATGTTGTGTTCCTCGGAATAATCTTTGTCATCACCCCACCCAATGTCTCCAAACCAATGGACAGCGGCGTGACATCAAGAAGCACAATATCACTGACATCCCCAGACAATACTCCTGCCTGCAAAACACGCGTGCAAAAATCAATGAGTGAAGTCTTATTTTATGCCACAAAGTCTTCATTAGTATATGTTTATAGTTTATGTTCATGAGATGTTAATCAATCTTTTATGTCCTCTTTTTATTTTCAAACCATCACGCTTAATAAAAAAAACCATTATTGCTAAAAGTAGATATGATACAAATTTGCATGGTCAATTATAATGGTTTTCTAATGCACACCTGCACGGCAGCACCAAGAGCAACAACCTCATCAGGATTGACAGTGACATTAGGATCCTTCCCAGTCATCTTCTTCACAAGTTCCTGAACTGCTGGGATACGAGTTGACCCACCAACAAGGATGACCTCATCTAAATCCTTAAATGAGAGTTTTGCATCTTTCAATGCATTATTAACAGGGGTTCTTAGCCTATAAGAAAACCAACCAATGCAAGTATAAGAGACGATATTAAGTATCAAACTATCAATTGAAAACCGAAATGAAACATGCAAATATGTTACCAAACACAGAAATACCAGATATCTTTAATAaccaaatcaagaaaaaaaatgcTAATCCTAAAGTATAATAATTTGTCCTCTCCTATCATAAGAATCTGAAAGAAGCTTTACTTTAGTGTATTTAAATTGCCTTGTTATATATAGACATCAAGTAATAAAGGTTTGGCAAACCTGTCAAGAAGATCTGAACTGAGTTCCTCAAATTTGGCTCTTGTAAGTGTTGTCTCTATATGCTTGGGACCATCAGCAGTCGCCGTGATAAAAGGTAAACTAGCAAAAGATCAAGACCACAATCAGATTGGAAGGGTGTATCTAGACAGTAATAATAAAGTAGAAGCAACAGAAACTCACCTAATGTTTGTTTGAGTCAAGGAGGACAACTCCATCTTAGCCTTTTCAGCAGTTTCAGTTAATCTCTGAAGGGCTTGTTTGTCTTTCAAAAGATCAATTCCTTCATCTCTCTTGAAGTCAGCAGCAAGCCAGTCAACAATTCTCTGATCAACACAACTTTTACTTTAGTACTAAGAAACATTGAAAATGACCATCAAAATCAATGAATTGTCATGAATCATGCTTCAGAGAAACCTTCGAAATTAAAGGTTTGGAGATGTAATCTTAGCAACAGGAAAAGAATCAATGGAGTAGTTAAAGATGAATTGACAAATCCTAAGAGCTTTAGATATCATGTATTTATTATTCCACAAAAAGGAGATATCAATATGATAAACAATGAGAGATGGGGTCAGGCTTTTGGAGTCTTGTCATGCCCCCTCCCTCACTCACTCCCTCCAAATCACCATACCACATAAAAAAAGGAGGGAAAAAAAGCCTAAAAGAACCATATCTCACGGACTAAAGTGATTTGTTGTTAGAATGTAGAACATAAAATGTTAATATAGTAGAAATGAGAATGCTAAGATGAATGTATACTTAATAGAATGGATAAAAAAGGACTTACCAATAATCAAGAGCAATTAGATGTAGCTTCAATTAGacaattaaaggagagaaaatatGTCAGGATGGTATTAATATGtccaaaaattactaaaaattctATAGTTATAAGAGTTGAATTTATTAGAGTGGAAGTTTTAGGCAATAGAGAGAGGACATAGAAATTATTAGCCAATATAAAGATATAATGTGATTAATTTACAAACTAGTAGAATAGTGATATGATCATGTATAGAACTCATTAGTTTATAGTCAATCTCAAATAATTGAGTTAGATATGGTCAGTTAATGATAATTCATAAGTCACTATTGGCAAACATATTTATCTCAAGATGCATCTATGGTTCACAAATTCAAAATAAAAGTTGGCAAGTGCCAAACTGCTATGTGGAAGATTCTGATCCAATGTTGCCTATGCCATTCTATAAAAATACACAACATCAAAACTTTATGCACCAAAACAAACGCATATTCCCAAAGCAGTACAGTGAATGactaaaaattagttaaattaaatttaacaagAACAGGCTACTAGAATGTGCCAGTTCAGTACTAATAAAAGAAGAGCAGAGGCGTATAATTACAAGAACCAGAAGAGTATGAATATGCTTGACTATGACTATAATAGAGCATTTGGTCATCAAGGATGCCAACTTTTCCAAGGGATAACTAGTAGTATTATACAAAGGAAGCAATAAAAGTTAAACAGTTTAAAGATTTGTGCAATTAGGTGCAGACAAAGTTCCATAGGAAACAAGATATCCTTCCTCAAGGACTCGAGAGTCGAGACTAAAGGACAAAAAAGTCAATTGTGATATCCTATCCTAAAACATTGTACGATATACATGGCCTAATGTAGAAAAGCTGGTCACCTTCCATTTCTTGTTTATGATTTGGAGCATTATATACTTGTATAAAGTCATATGTGTAACAATAAAACAGGCATGCAACTAAATGGTTTCATTTGCCTAGATAGGATTGAGAATTATTGTTAATGTTTACACTATTAAATGAGCATGTCCACTGGCTTCCACAAGGATTAGAGTGTAAAGTTCCTACAAGAAGCATCCAGATGACCTAATACCATCAACTAGACTAAGTTTCCTTTGCatcatgaaaaaaaatagaaaagagatTTGTTTACTTTTTCACTTCACCAATTTCTCATTATCTCATTTTTGTCTGTTTTTCTAAATGATGTTTACCAAATTCAAATCCCTCCCAAGTGCATCCGCATGGGAAAAGGATATTATCATTAGTATTGTATTTGGAGTAAATAAAAACAAGTTTCAAATTTTTGCTCTTGGGATTATgccatatttttttattatgttcaaAACAAATATATACACTTTGATACATTTCATTATTAGGAACCATGTGGGTAGTACTAATGCAATCAATATAAACACTTTTGAAGATAGAATTTCCAAGCATCAAATAGGATAGCGATGTTCCTAGCATAGAAGGCAGCAAAAAACTATTGGATGAAATATTTATAACCAGGCACATCTCAAACGATGGtctgaaaatatatatatattagcagATATCAAATGAATAGAGGTAAAGCAACCACACATCGTGTTATAACTTTATAAGTAGGCAAATGGCAAGAAGTATGCGATTACTTTTGAAATATATGTAAAAAAAAGGTCATTCATGAATGTGTGAAGAACAAAAGCAGAGTTTTTCGTGTTGGAAGACCAACCTTGTCAAAGTCATCACCACCAAGATGTGTGTCCCCAGATGTTGAAAGCACCTCAAAAACACCATCTCCAACTTCTAGAACTGCAATGGATTGGGGTGAACTGATGTTAGGATAAACTGAGAAGTGGGAAAAGGTGTGTGAATCACATAGACAGAAAGAAGCATGGTCGCCATTGGGGAAGAATGAAGCAATAACCAAACTATTTTACACGAAAAGAACAATAATGTAGGCACAGTAGTGGATGTTGGTGATATTAGGCCCTAAATCAATTTGCATGACTGCAGATACATTTTAGATGACAAAATAAAGCATCTCATTTTTCCACAACATGGAATGATCAGTTCATGAATTGCACTAAATAGGAAATGTGTATGGAAGGATCCTATCAATTTCACATTTTTGTCAATTTAATTGATCTGAATCACATTCCTAGGATTTATTTTTTCTGTTTCCATTTGTGTCATAGGAAACTAATAGCACAATGCACCCTGCATAGGATTTTAAATATCGTCAAATGTCTGAAATATGCAACACATGAAAAAACTAGCAAAGATGAAAATGTTAAGATAGATGTGTGGATTTATTACAAAAACAAAATAACAAATGGTAATATCCAATAGCAGTTATTTATAGCTCTAAAAGGTGATAAAATGGCTTAAAATAATTTCGATGCTAGGAACATGTTCAAAGACATTTTGCTGTAAAATGTGTTAATCAAATGGATTGGAGATATAAGAGGtaaagaaaaaccaataaaatgcAATTAGTcaatataataaaaatgaattAACTGATTTGATATTTCGTATATAGCTTTGCATATAGCTCAATAAAGGGTAAAATTCATCCAGTCAGCACCAAAAAGTTGAGAGAAACACAACTCGGTGATGATGATAATCCATCAAATCACATGAACCACAAATGTCAAATTATGGATTTGATATACCTCTTATCAAACTCCATAGTATGGGAAACAGAAACTCCAATAGCAAATGAGACAAAGATTCAGTATCTTCTCACAACAAGCATGCTTGAAACACATTCAACCATCATTGAACTCATGTATTCTA is drawn from Zingiber officinale cultivar Zhangliang chromosome 1B, Zo_v1.1, whole genome shotgun sequence and contains these coding sequences:
- the LOC122048904 gene encoding stromal 70 kDa heat shock-related protein, chloroplastic-like, with translation MATSSMQIHVLGSSGTFPSSKLPFSRFPASSNSLFFGLRRPSGVRLASGRPGHGAGYRPLRVVCEKVVGIDLGTTNSAVAAMEGGKPTIVTNAEGQRTTPSVVAYTRNGDRLVGQIAKRQAVINPENTFFSVKRFIGRKMSEVDEESKQVSYRVLRDENGNVKLDCSAIGKQFAAEEISAQVLRKLVDDASKFLNDKVTKAVVTVPAYFNDSQRTATKDAGRIAGLEVLRIINEPTAASLAYGFEKKNNETILVFDLGGGTFDVSVLEVGDGVFEVLSTSGDTHLGGDDFDKRIVDWLAADFKRDEGIDLLKDKQALQRLTETAEKAKMELSSLTQTNISLPFITATADGPKHIETTLTRAKFEELSSDLLDRLRTPVNNALKDAKLSFKDLDEVILVGGSTRIPAVQELVKKMTGKDPNVTVNPDEVVALGAAVQAGVLSGDVSDIVLLDVTPLSIGLETLGGVMTKIIPRNTTLPTSKSEVFSTAADGQSSVEINVLQGEREFVRDNKSLGSFRLDGIPPAPRGVPQIEVKFDIDANGILSVTAVDKGTGKKQDITITGASTLPSDEVERMVNEAEKFAKVDKEKRDAIDTKNQSESAIYQTEKQFNELRDKVPAAVKEKVEAKLKDLKDAVANESTQGMKDAMAALNQEVMQLGQSLYNQPGAAGAGPAPGADADSAGTSSKGADNDDVIDVDFTDSK